The sequence TCGACCACGGCGGCCAGCCCAGGGGTGCCGGGCTCCACGACCTCGCGCGCGATCCGGTCGGAGTCGATCAGCACGGCACCGTACGCGACGAGTCGCCGCGACACTTCGCTCTTGCCGGCGCCGATCCCGCCGGTCAGGCCCACTTTCAGCATGGGCCGCAGCCTACGGGTCCGGCCGGGGCGCCCGGCCACCACCCTCCGGCTCGGCCCCCTCGGTGCGGCTCGGCCGTCGCCGTCCCCCGGTCGGCTCTCGGCGCGGCCCCGCCGTCGCCCTCCCGCTCGGTGGCCCGGCGGGTCAGCCGTCGCCCTCCCGCTCGGCGAGGAAGCGCTCGAACTCGCGGCCGATCTCGTCGGCGGACGGCAGGTCGACCGGCTCGGCGACGAGGTTGCCCCGGGTCTCGGAGCCGGCGACCGCGTCGTACTGGTGCTCGAGGCCCTCGACGAGCGAGACCAACTCCTCGTCGCCCTGGCCGATCTGCCGGTCGATCTCGGTCTGGGTGCGGTGCGCCTCGGTGCGCAGGGAGTGCGCGAGGGCGGGCAGGACCAGGCCGGTCGCGGCGGTGATCGCCTCCAGCGCGGTCAGCGCCGCGTCGGGGTAGGCGGACCGGGCGACGTAGTGCGGGACGTGGGTGGCGACCCCGAGGACGTCGTGGCCGGACTCCATCAGCCGGTACTCGACGAGGGACTCCGCCGAGCCTGGGACCTGGGCCTCGTCGAAGGGGCTGCGATGGCCCGGCATCAGGTCGGTGCGGTTGCCGTGCGGGGTGATGCCGACGGGCCGGGTGTGCGGGACGCCCATGGGGATGCCGTGGAAGTTGACCGCGAGCCGTACGCCGAGGCGTTCGACGATCTGCTCCACGGCGGCGGCGAACCGCTCCCACTCCACGTCCGGCTCCGGTCCCGACAGCAGCAGGAAGGGCGCTCCGGTGGCGTCCTGGACGACCCGGACCTCCAGGGTCGGGGCCTCGAAGGACGTCCAGCGGTCGCGCCGGAAGGTCAGCAGGGGGCGCCGGGCGCGGTAGTCGACGAGCCGGTCGTGGTCGAAGCGGGCGACGACCTGGTGGGGCAGCGTTTCGAGCAGGCCGTCGACGATCTGCTCGCCGGTCTCGCCCGCGTCGATGTATCCGTCGAAGTGGTAGAGCATGACCAGGCCGGCCGACTCCTGGGCCAGCGCCATGTCGACGACGGCCAGGCCCTTCGGCTCCCATTCGTACAAACTCTGCGGATCAGGCACGGTTACCGCTCCTCCTCGTGTTCCTTGGGAAGAACGCGGCCGGCTCCATGAGCATTCCCCGGGACCGCACTTTCCGGCAACGGGGCTTCACGGCGCGTCAGTTATTGGTCCAGACCTTGACGCGCCCGGCGGCCGTCCCTACCGTCACTGGGCAACACGTTCAGGGATGCATCCCCCATTCACGTACAGGAATGTACGGGGAACGCCCTGGCCCCCTCCGACGGGAAGGCCTCCCCCCATGCGCCCCCGCATCCCCCTCACCGCCCTGCTCGCCGCCGCCCTCGCCACCGGTGGCCTCACCCTGGCCGCCGCCCCCGCCGGCGCGGCGGCCGTGATCGACGTGTCCACCGCCGCCCAGCTGAAGTCGGCGCTCACCACCGTCTCCCCCGGCGACACGATCCGGCTCGCCGACGGCACGTACACCGGGAACTTCAAGGCCACCCGGCCCGGCACCCCGGGCGCCCGGATCACCCTCACCGGCTCCAGCGGAGCCGTCCTGACGGCGGGCGGCGGCTACGGGCTGCACCTGAACGGCGCCTCGTACTGGACGGTCCAGGGCGTCACGGTCAAGGGCGGCCAGAAGGGCATCATGGCCGACGCGGCGAACGGCGTCGTCATCGACTCGGTGACCGTCCACGACCTCGACATGGAGGGCGTCCACTTCCGCATGTCCTCGCGGGACGGCGTACTGAAGAACTCCCGCATCTACGACACCGGGCAGAACGGGCGCGGCATGGGCGAGGGCGTGTACGTCGGCACGGCCAACGACCTCTCCGACCGCAGCGACAACGCGCAGATCCTCAACAACACGATCGGGCCGGATGTCCGCGGCGAGAACGTCGACATCAAGGAAGGCACCACCGGGGCCAGGATCATCGGCAACACCTTCGACGGCAACGGGCTCACCGGCGCCAACTACGACGACTCCTGGGTCGACGTGAAGGGCAACAACGTCCTGGTGGAGGGCAACAGGGGCTCCCGTACCACCAACAACGGCTACGAGACCCACACCCAGCAGAGCGGCTGGGGCTGCGGCACCGTCTTCCGGAACAACACCTCGAACCTGTCCGGCGCCACCGGCGACCGGCAGCTCGCCGTCAACGTCACCAACAACAGCGCCACCTGCCCCACCACGGTGTACGCCGGCAACACCGTCACCGGAGGCAGGGGGCTGACCAACATCGCCGTGACGCCCTGATCAGCACCCGGATACGCGCATGAGGCCCGCCCCCCGAAGGGAACGGGCCTCACTCAGTGCTCTACAGCTTCACCGCAGCCGATGAGCCGTCGGGGTCCGGAGCGTCAGCTCTGGCCGCCCGCCAGCTTCTCGCGCAGGGCGGCGAGGGCCTCGTCCGACGCCAGGGCGCCGGAGTTGTCCGCCGACTCCGAGGAGTACGAACCGCCACCGGAGCCACCCGAGGCGGCCGGAGCGGCGCCGGCCGGGGCGGCAGCACCCTCGGCAGCGGCGGCCTCGTCGGCCTCGCGGGACTTGATGACCTGGGCCTGGTGCTGCTCGAAGCGCTGCTGCGCCTCGGCGTACTGGGTCTCCCAGACCTCGCGCTGCGCCTCGAAGCCCTCGAGCCAGTCGTTGGTCTCGGGGTCGAAGCCCTCGGGGTAGATGTAGTTGCCCTGGTCGTCGTACGACGCGGCCATGCCGTACAGCGTCGGGTCGAACTCGACCGAGGCCGGGTCGCCACCGAAGGACTCGTTGGCCTGCTTCAGCGAGAGGCTGATGCGGCGGCGCTCGAGGTCGATGTCGATGACCTTGACGAAGATCTCGTCGTTGACCTGGACGACCTGCTCCGGGATCTCCACGTGGCGCTCGGCCAGCTCGGAGATGTGGACCAGACCCTCGATGCCCTCGTCGACGCGGACGAACGCACCGAACGGAACGAGCTTCGTGACCTTACCCGGGACGACCTGACCGATCTGGTGCGTCCGGGCGAACTGCTGCCACGGGTCTTCCTGCGTCGCCTTGAGCGACAGGGAGACGCGCTCGCGGTCCATGTCGACGTCGAGGACCTCGACGGTGACTTCCTGGCCGACCTCGACAACCTCGGAGGGGTGGTCGATGTGCTTCCAGGAGAGCTCGGAGACGTGCACGAGACCGTCGACGCCACCCAGGTCCACGAAGGCACCGAAGTTGACGATCGAGGAGACGACGCCGGAGCGGACCTGACCCTTCTGGAGGGTGGTGAGGAACGTCTGGCGAACCTCGGACTGGGTCTGCTCGAGCCAGGCGCGGCGGGACAGGACCACGTTGTTGCGGTTCTTGTCCAGCTCGATGATCTTCGCCTCGAGCTCCTTGCCCACGTAGGGCTGGAGGTCGCGGACACGACGCATCTCGACGAGCGACGCCGGGAGGAAGCCGCGGAGGCCGATGTCGAGGATGAGACCACCCTTGACGACCTCGATGACGGTACCGGTGACGATGCCGTCTTCTTCCTTGATCTTCTCGATGGTGCCCCAGGCACGCTCGTACTGAGCGCGCTTCTTCGAGAGGATCAGGCGGCCTTCCTTGTCCTCCTTCTGGAGAACCAGGGCCTCGATCTCGTCGCCGACCTTGACGACCTCGTTGGGGTCGACGTCGTGCTTGATCGAGAGCTCGCGGCTCGGGATGACACCTTCGGTCTTGTAACCGATGTCGAGGAGAACCTCGTCCCGGTCAACCTTGACGATGACACCGTCAACGATGTCGCCGTCGTTGAAGTACTTGATCGTCTCGTCGATCGCCGCGAGGAACGCGTCCGCGTCGCCGATGTCGTTGACCGCAACCTGCGGAGTGGTGGCGGTGGTCTCGGTGCTGCTCGTCATGTGGGAAAGGGCTCCGGTACGGACAGAGAGTCGTAGGTACTGCTACGCCGAAAGCCCGTATCGCCTCTGCAGAAGCCGGACAGCCTGGAAAGCGCGCAATCCGTTTCCGGAGAGACGCCTCGACAACCGAGGGGACATGCAACAGACGCGAGCGCGGCCTGCTAGGTCTGAGGCGCGCAGGCTCGCAGCGCAACTTGTAGCATACGGGGGCAGCCGGACAGGGTCAATGCGCGCAGGCGCGGACCGGGGACGCGACGGCCCCTCAACGGCCCTGTACCGGAGCAACTCCTGTTCTCCGAGGCGCGTTCGGGCCGATTCGACCCGAACACAATACGGCAGTGCGGCAAGGCGTCGCGCACACGCGTCCGTCTCCCGGCACCTACCCCTGGTACGTACCGCGTGCGGCGAGTGAAGGCAAACTACAACGACGGGCACGATGAGCCAAGAGATCCACGGGACCTACACAGAGGAACCCGCAGAACCCGAAGCCACCCGCCGGGCGGCGGACGAGGCCGAGAGCAGCCGGGCCAGCCGGGGATGGTGGGACCGGAACGCCGACGAGTACCAGAGCGACCACGGCGGCTTCCTGGGCGACGACCGCTTCGTCTGGGGCCCCGAAGGGCTGGACGAGGCGGAGGCCGCCCTGCTGGGGCCCGCCGCCTCCCTCAAGGGCCTCGACGTCCTGGAGATCGGCGCCGGGGCCGCGCAGTGCTCGCGCTGGCTGGCCGGGCAGGGCGCCCGCCCGGTCGCCCTCGACCTCTCCCACCGCCAGCTCCAGCACGCCCTGCGCATCGGCGAGGGCATCCCGCTCGTCGAGGCGGACGCGGGCCGGCTGCCCTTCCGGGACGCCTCCTTCGACCTGGCCTGCTCCGCGTACGGGGCGGTGCCCTTCGTCGCCGACCCCGTTCAGGTCTTCCGCGAGGTGCACCGGGTGCTGCGGCCCGGCGGGCGCTGGGTCTTCTCCGTGACGCACCCGATCCGCTGGGCGTTCCCGGACGAGCCGGGGCCCGAGGGCCTCTCCGTCGCCGCCTCCTACTTCGACCGCGTCCCCTATGTGGAACAGGACGAGCAGGGCAACGCCGTCTATGTGGAACACCATCGCACCCTCGGCGACCGGGTACGGGACGTGGTGGCGGGCGGGTTCCGCCTGGTCGACCTCGTCGAACCGGAATGGCCCGCCTGGAACGACCAGGAGTGGGGAGGCTGGTCCCCGCTGCGCGGCAACCTGATCCCGGGGACGGCGATCTTCGTGTGCGAGCGGGACTGAGGCCCTTGGTGGGCGGGCGGGACTGATCTCCTTCGCGTACGGGCGTTTCCCCGGGCCGACGTCCGGCCCGGGGAAACGCCCGTACGACACTGGGACCGTGATCCGCACCGAAGCCCTGGACCGCCTCCCCGTCCGCACCGCCGTCCCCGCCCTGCGGCGCGCCCTCGACGACCGGGGCGTCGCCGTCCTGTGCGCCCCGCCCGGCACCGGCAAGACGACCCTCGTGCCGCTGGTCCTGGCCGGGCTGACCGGGGACGGGCCGGTGCGCCGGGTCGTGGTCGCCGAGCCGCGCCGGATCGCCGCACGGGCGGCGGCGCGGCGGATGGCCTGGCTGCTGGGCGAGCAGCCGGGCGGCCGGATCGGCTTCACCGTGCGCGGGGAGCGCGTGGTCGGGCGGGAGACGGTGGTGGAGGTCGTGACCACCGGGGTGCTGCTCCAGCGGCTCCAGCGCGACCAGGAGCTGGCCGGGGTCGACGTGGTGATCATCGACGAGTGCCATGAGCGCCACCTCGACGCGGACACGGTGGCCGCCTTCCTCCTGGACGTACGGGAGGCGATCCGGCCCGATCTGCGGCTGGTGGCGGCCTCCGCGACGACGGACGCGGAGGGGTGGGCGCGGCTGCTGGGCGATGCGCCGGTGATCGAGGCCGAGGGTGTCTCGTACCCGGTGGAGGTGGTCTGGGCGCCGCCCGCCCGGCCGGTGAAGCCGCCGCACGGGATGCGCGTCGATCCCGCGCTGCTGACGCATGTGGCCGCGACCCTGCGGCGGGCGCTCGCGGAGCGGGAGGGGGACGTCCTCTGCTTCCTGCCCGGCGTCGGGGAGATCGCGCGGGTGGCCGGACAGCTCGCCGGGGTGGACGCGGAGGTGCTCCAGGTCCATGGGCGCGCCCCGGCCGCCGCGCAGGACGCGGTGCTCGCCGGGTCCTCGGGTGGGCGGCGGGTGGTCCTGGCGACCTCGGTGGCGGAGTCGTCGCTGACGGTGCCGGGCGTGCGGGTGGTCGTCGACTCGGGCCTCGCCCGGGAGCCCCGTACCGACCATGCCCGGGGCCTGAGCGCCCTGACGACCGTACGGGCCTCCCAGGCGGCCGGTCGGCAGCGAGCGGGCCGGGCCGGGCGGGAGGCGCCCGGGGCGGTGTACCGGTGCTGGGAGCAGGCCGAGGACGGGCGGCTCGCGCGCTTCCCCTCCCCCGAGATCAAGGTGGCCGACCTTGCGGCGTTCGCGCTCCAGGCGGCGTGCTGGGGCGACCCGGACGCCTCCTCGCTCGCCCTGCTGGACCCGCCGCCCGCCGGGGCCATGGGCGCCGCCCGCGAGGTGCTGGAGGCGATCGGCGCGGTGGACGGGACGGGCAGGGTCACCGACCGGGGCGTACGGATGTCCCGGCTCGGGCTGCACCCCCGGCTCGCCCGCGCCCTGCTGGACGGCGCCCGGGAGGCCGGGGCGCGGCGGGCCGCGGAGGTGGTGGCGCTGCTGAGCGAGGAGCCGCCGAGGGAGTACGGGGACGATCTCGCGGCAGCGCTGCGGACCGCCCGCCGGGGGCAGGACGGGTACGCGGGGCGCTGGAAGCAGGAGGTACGGCGGCTGTCGTCGTCGGTGGGCTCGGAGTCCGGGGGCGCGCCCCGGGGAGCCGGTGGCTCCGGTTCCGGGGGCGCCACGGGCGGTGGCTCGGGCTCCGGGGGCGCGCCTCGGGGAACCGGCGGCTCCGGTTCCGGGCCCACCACAGGCGGTGGCTCGGGCTCCGGGGGCGCGCCTCGGGGAACCGGCGGCTCCGGTTCCGGGCCCACCACAGGCGGTGGCTCCGGCTCCGGGCCCGGGAAAGGCGGCTCCGATGACGCCGTCGTCGGGCTCGTCGCCGCCCTGGCGTTCCCCGAGCGGGTGGCGCGGGCCCGGGGCGACGGGGCCTTTCTCATGGTGTCGGGTACGGGCGCGGAGCTGCGGGACGGGTCGCGGCTGCGCAGCGCGCCCTGGCTCGCCGTCGCCGTCGCGGACCGGCCCTCCCACGCGGCCTCGGCCCGGGTGCGGCTGGCGGCGGTGGTCGACGAGTCCACCGCCCTCCTGGCCGCCGGGCATCTACGGGTGCGGGGCGAGGAGGTCCGCTGGGTGGACGGCGAGGTGGTGGCCCGGTCGGTGGACCGGGTGGGGGCGGTGGAGCTGGCCGTACGCCCGCTGAAGCAGCCGGATCCGGAGCTGGTGCGCGGGGCCCTGGTGGAGGGGCTGCGGCGGGAGGGGCTCGGGCTGCTGCGGTGGACCCGGGACAGTGAGCAGTTCCGGCAGCGGCTGGCGTTCCTGCACCGGGTGGTGGGCACGCCGTGGCCCGACGTGTCGGACGAGGCGCTGCTCGCGGAGCCGGGCGCCTGGCTGGAGCCGGAGCTGTCACGGGCCCGGCGCCGCTCCGACCTGGGCCGGATCGACGCGGGGCAGGCGCTGCGCCGGCTGCTGCCGTGGGCGACGGGCGAGGCGGTGCGGCTGGACGAGCTGGCGCCCGAGCGGATCGAGGTGCCGAGCGGCTCCCGTATCCGCGTCGAGTACGGCGGCGAGCAGCCCGTACTCGCGGTGAAACTCCAGGAGTTGTTCGGGCTGGGCGAGACGCCCCGGGTGGCCGGGGTGCCGGTCCTGGTCCACCTGCTCTCCCCCGCCGGGCGCCCGGCGGCCGTCACGGCGGACCTGGCCTCGTTCTGGCAGGACGGCTACAAGGCCGTACGGGCGGAGCTGCGCGGCCGCTACCCGAAGCACCCGTGGCCGGAGGACCCCACGACCGTACAGGCGACGCGGTACACCTCGGCCAGGCTCAAGCGGCAGGGCTCCTAGCATCCGACGGCCGCCGCGACCGCGCCTCCAGCCACAGCGCCAGCGCGAGCAGGCCGATACCGAGGCCCAGGAAGCCCCAGGGCAGGTAGGAAGTGAGGAGGAGGACCAGGACGCGCTGGGATTTCACCAGGTCGACGGTGTCCACGATGTAGTCCTCGCGCATCTTCACATGGCCGGAGAACGCGGTGACGGTGTCCTCGGACATGCCCATCTTCTTGGCGTTGCGCAGTTCCTCCTCGTGGATCTCCTCGCCGTTGACCGGGGCTCCGGTGACGGGTTCGACCCAGAACATGCGCTTGGTGGTGTACCAGCGGGTGATGCCGGTCTGCGCGATCTGCTCGGCGGTGACGCCCTCGATGGGCATCTTCTTCGGCATCGGGACCTTGGTCCACGGGATGGTCTGCTCGAAGTAGTAGACCTCCAGGCCGCGGAAGGTGCGGGTCCCCTTGTAGTGGATGGGGGCGGTAGTGCGGGTCTGGGCGTCGAAGTAGGCGTAGTCCCGTTTCTCCGTGAGGAAGGGCCACTTGAACTCGATGCCCTCGCGGCGGACCGGGTCGCCGTCGACCATCTCACCGGTGGCGTTGACGGGGGCCTGGGTGTGGGCGTCGAAGATGTAGCGCTCGGGGATCTCGGAGACCATTTCGCCGTCGGGGCCCTCGATGTAGGAGAGCGCGTCCCAGACGACGACGTCCCGCCCGGCGCTGCGTTCGATCTTCTCGGACTCCTCCACGTTGCCCTTGAGCGTCTGGACGATGGTGACCTTCTCGACCTCCTTCGCCTTGAGGGTCGTGTAGTCGAGGAGGGTGGCGGGCCTCGCCTCCAGGACGACTTCCTGGTACTGGTTCGGCGGGACCTTCGCCAGGCGGGGGAAGGCGTACCAGCGCAGCAGCGGGGACAGGGCGGCGAAGAAGACGGCGAAGGCCAGGAGGACGAGACCGGCTCGGCGGCGCATGGTGGTGGACCTCTCCCTTGCCGGGCTACTGCTCGGGGCCCGGGACGGTGGTGAGCAGGGGTTTGGGCGAGGTCTCGCCCGGCGGTGAGCCGACGGCGGAGATCGTGAACACGAG is a genomic window of Streptomyces sp. SID8374 containing:
- a CDS encoding right-handed parallel beta-helix repeat-containing protein — its product is MRPRIPLTALLAAALATGGLTLAAAPAGAAAVIDVSTAAQLKSALTTVSPGDTIRLADGTYTGNFKATRPGTPGARITLTGSSGAVLTAGGGYGLHLNGASYWTVQGVTVKGGQKGIMADAANGVVIDSVTVHDLDMEGVHFRMSSRDGVLKNSRIYDTGQNGRGMGEGVYVGTANDLSDRSDNAQILNNTIGPDVRGENVDIKEGTTGARIIGNTFDGNGLTGANYDDSWVDVKGNNVLVEGNRGSRTTNNGYETHTQQSGWGCGTVFRNNTSNLSGATGDRQLAVNVTNNSATCPTTVYAGNTVTGGRGLTNIAVTP
- a CDS encoding PAC2 family protein, with the protein product MPDPQSLYEWEPKGLAVVDMALAQESAGLVMLYHFDGYIDAGETGEQIVDGLLETLPHQVVARFDHDRLVDYRARRPLLTFRRDRWTSFEAPTLEVRVVQDATGAPFLLLSGPEPDVEWERFAAAVEQIVERLGVRLAVNFHGIPMGVPHTRPVGITPHGNRTDLMPGHRSPFDEAQVPGSAESLVEYRLMESGHDVLGVATHVPHYVARSAYPDAALTALEAITAATGLVLPALAHSLRTEAHRTQTEIDRQIGQGDEELVSLVEGLEHQYDAVAGSETRGNLVAEPVDLPSADEIGREFERFLAEREGDG
- a CDS encoding SPW_0924 family protein; translated protein: MRALVAAAIGLAAALALVFTISAVGSPPGETSPKPLLTTVPGPEQ
- a CDS encoding class I SAM-dependent methyltransferase, with the translated sequence MSQEIHGTYTEEPAEPEATRRAADEAESSRASRGWWDRNADEYQSDHGGFLGDDRFVWGPEGLDEAEAALLGPAASLKGLDVLEIGAGAAQCSRWLAGQGARPVALDLSHRQLQHALRIGEGIPLVEADAGRLPFRDASFDLACSAYGAVPFVADPVQVFREVHRVLRPGGRWVFSVTHPIRWAFPDEPGPEGLSVAASYFDRVPYVEQDEQGNAVYVEHHRTLGDRVRDVVAGGFRLVDLVEPEWPAWNDQEWGGWSPLRGNLIPGTAIFVCERD
- a CDS encoding ATP-dependent helicase C-terminal domain-containing protein translates to MIRTEALDRLPVRTAVPALRRALDDRGVAVLCAPPGTGKTTLVPLVLAGLTGDGPVRRVVVAEPRRIAARAAARRMAWLLGEQPGGRIGFTVRGERVVGRETVVEVVTTGVLLQRLQRDQELAGVDVVIIDECHERHLDADTVAAFLLDVREAIRPDLRLVAASATTDAEGWARLLGDAPVIEAEGVSYPVEVVWAPPARPVKPPHGMRVDPALLTHVAATLRRALAEREGDVLCFLPGVGEIARVAGQLAGVDAEVLQVHGRAPAAAQDAVLAGSSGGRRVVLATSVAESSLTVPGVRVVVDSGLAREPRTDHARGLSALTTVRASQAAGRQRAGRAGREAPGAVYRCWEQAEDGRLARFPSPEIKVADLAAFALQAACWGDPDASSLALLDPPPAGAMGAAREVLEAIGAVDGTGRVTDRGVRMSRLGLHPRLARALLDGAREAGARRAAEVVALLSEEPPREYGDDLAAALRTARRGQDGYAGRWKQEVRRLSSSVGSESGGAPRGAGGSGSGGATGGGSGSGGAPRGTGGSGSGPTTGGGSGSGGAPRGTGGSGSGPTTGGGSGSGPGKGGSDDAVVGLVAALAFPERVARARGDGAFLMVSGTGAELRDGSRLRSAPWLAVAVADRPSHAASARVRLAAVVDESTALLAAGHLRVRGEEVRWVDGEVVARSVDRVGAVELAVRPLKQPDPELVRGALVEGLRREGLGLLRWTRDSEQFRQRLAFLHRVVGTPWPDVSDEALLAEPGAWLEPELSRARRRSDLGRIDAGQALRRLLPWATGEAVRLDELAPERIEVPSGSRIRVEYGGEQPVLAVKLQELFGLGETPRVAGVPVLVHLLSPAGRPAAVTADLASFWQDGYKAVRAELRGRYPKHPWPEDPTTVQATRYTSARLKRQGS
- the rpsA gene encoding 30S ribosomal protein S1 → MTSSTETTATTPQVAVNDIGDADAFLAAIDETIKYFNDGDIVDGVIVKVDRDEVLLDIGYKTEGVIPSRELSIKHDVDPNEVVKVGDEIEALVLQKEDKEGRLILSKKRAQYERAWGTIEKIKEEDGIVTGTVIEVVKGGLILDIGLRGFLPASLVEMRRVRDLQPYVGKELEAKIIELDKNRNNVVLSRRAWLEQTQSEVRQTFLTTLQKGQVRSGVVSSIVNFGAFVDLGGVDGLVHVSELSWKHIDHPSEVVEVGQEVTVEVLDVDMDRERVSLSLKATQEDPWQQFARTHQIGQVVPGKVTKLVPFGAFVRVDEGIEGLVHISELAERHVEIPEQVVQVNDEIFVKVIDIDLERRRISLSLKQANESFGGDPASVEFDPTLYGMAASYDDQGNYIYPEGFDPETNDWLEGFEAQREVWETQYAEAQQRFEQHQAQVIKSREADEAAAAEGAAAPAGAAPAASGGSGGGSYSSESADNSGALASDEALAALREKLAGGQS
- a CDS encoding DUF3068 domain-containing protein, with protein sequence MRRRAGLVLLAFAVFFAALSPLLRWYAFPRLAKVPPNQYQEVVLEARPATLLDYTTLKAKEVEKVTIVQTLKGNVEESEKIERSAGRDVVVWDALSYIEGPDGEMVSEIPERYIFDAHTQAPVNATGEMVDGDPVRREGIEFKWPFLTEKRDYAYFDAQTRTTAPIHYKGTRTFRGLEVYYFEQTIPWTKVPMPKKMPIEGVTAEQIAQTGITRWYTTKRMFWVEPVTGAPVNGEEIHEEELRNAKKMGMSEDTVTAFSGHVKMREDYIVDTVDLVKSQRVLVLLLTSYLPWGFLGLGIGLLALALWLEARSRRPSDARSPAA